One segment of Rhodopirellula baltica SH 1 DNA contains the following:
- a CDS encoding DUF4416 family protein, giving the protein MSEIRLIEPVVRFCAVISRHQEARQWAKQRLAERWGELGEKGEPSPFEAGGFYQPEMGDGLTKELIGIAEFADPAGLADWKNVTNEWESEYASLSDHPEPRPLNLDPGYVSQAKLVLATIKDRDHRIYLRDGIFAEVTLNYVGGRWIHHRWSYPDYRTETVASFAANCRSRLRQHLKATGGFRVGVKKTPGVKPSPKV; this is encoded by the coding sequence ATGAGCGAAATTCGATTGATCGAACCGGTGGTCCGTTTCTGCGCCGTGATTTCGCGGCATCAGGAGGCTCGTCAGTGGGCGAAGCAGCGACTGGCAGAACGCTGGGGCGAGCTGGGCGAAAAAGGTGAGCCCAGTCCGTTCGAAGCCGGCGGGTTTTACCAACCTGAAATGGGCGATGGGCTGACAAAAGAACTGATCGGAATCGCTGAATTCGCGGATCCGGCCGGATTGGCGGACTGGAAAAACGTCACCAACGAATGGGAATCCGAATACGCATCGCTGTCGGATCATCCCGAGCCGCGGCCGTTGAATTTGGATCCGGGGTACGTCAGCCAAGCAAAATTGGTGTTGGCGACGATCAAGGACCGCGACCACCGAATCTATTTGCGTGATGGGATCTTTGCGGAAGTCACCCTGAACTATGTTGGTGGGCGTTGGATTCATCACCGATGGAGCTACCCTGATTACCGCACCGAAACGGTTGCGAGCTTTGCAGCAAACTGCCGGAGCAGACTGCGTCAGCATTTAAAAGCGACCGGCGGTTTTCGCGTTGGGGTAAAGAAAACCCCCGGGGTGAAGCCCAGTCCGAAGGTTTGA
- a CDS encoding pyridoxal phosphate-dependent aminotransferase: MHPWIADRTASFDSSGIRKVFDLAAKLKDPINLSIGQPDFDVPEEIQDATVDAIRSGKNAYSPTQGIAPLREKLLAEINAKYPGQNRDVFVSSGTSGGLVLSLLSMINPGDEVIFLDPYFVMYPALVSLCGGIPVTVDSYPDFRLDPAKIEAAITPKTKMILVNSPANPTGVTASEQDLRDVGDLAAKHNIALLSDEIYSRFFYDGDFASPAATNPDTIVIDGFSKSHAMTGWRVGYVHGPPEIIATMLKIQQYSFVCSPQPAQWGALRAMEISLDGHIDDYRRKRDFMVEQLSPHFELTSPGGAFYLFPKAPGTEGGTAFVERAIADGLLIIPGKIFSSRDSHFRVSFAASDDTLRRGAERLIKLAGDNR, translated from the coding sequence ATGCATCCCTGGATCGCGGATCGAACGGCCTCCTTTGATAGCAGCGGAATTCGAAAAGTCTTCGATCTCGCTGCGAAACTGAAAGACCCGATCAACTTGTCCATCGGGCAACCGGACTTTGATGTCCCCGAGGAAATTCAGGACGCGACCGTCGATGCAATTCGATCGGGCAAAAACGCATACTCGCCAACCCAGGGTATCGCGCCGCTGCGTGAGAAACTGCTGGCGGAAATCAACGCCAAGTATCCCGGCCAAAATCGCGACGTGTTTGTCAGCAGCGGCACCTCGGGCGGTTTGGTCCTTTCGCTGCTTTCGATGATCAATCCGGGTGACGAGGTCATCTTCCTGGATCCCTATTTCGTCATGTACCCGGCTCTCGTGAGCTTGTGCGGTGGTATCCCCGTGACGGTCGATTCGTACCCGGATTTCCGGTTGGATCCAGCCAAGATCGAAGCCGCGATCACACCCAAAACCAAGATGATCCTGGTCAACAGTCCCGCCAATCCAACCGGCGTGACCGCGTCGGAGCAAGATCTTCGAGATGTCGGCGATTTGGCGGCCAAGCACAACATCGCGCTGCTTTCGGACGAGATCTACAGCCGATTCTTCTACGACGGCGACTTCGCATCTCCCGCGGCCACCAATCCCGACACAATCGTGATCGACGGTTTCAGCAAATCGCACGCGATGACCGGATGGCGAGTGGGCTACGTCCACGGACCGCCCGAGATCATTGCGACGATGCTCAAGATCCAACAGTATTCGTTCGTCTGCTCGCCCCAGCCCGCTCAGTGGGGAGCTCTCCGTGCGATGGAAATTTCGCTGGACGGCCACATTGACGACTACCGTCGCAAACGCGACTTCATGGTGGAACAACTTTCGCCGCACTTCGAACTGACCAGCCCCGGCGGTGCGTTTTATCTGTTCCCGAAAGCCCCCGGCACCGAAGGGGGGACGGCGTTTGTCGAAAGAGCGATCGCGGACGGCCTGCTGATCATTCCCGGCAAGATTTTCAGCAGCCGCGATTCTCACTTCCGCGTCAGCTTCGCCGCCAGCGATGACACGCTGCGTCGCGGTGCCGAACGCCTGATCAAGCTGGCTGGCGACAATCGCTGA
- a CDS encoding O-acetylhomoserine aminocarboxypropyltransferase/cysteine synthase family protein, translated as MSADPTQNHRLATRALHAGQVADPTTKSRAVPIYATTSYQFDSTEHAAALFGLAEFGNIYSRLMNPTVDVLEKRIAALDGGVTGLCFASGQAAITAAVLAIAHSGQNIVSSTSLYGGTWTLFTQTLKNLGIEVRFFDPDHPEQIHGLVDENTRLVYMESIGNPRNDVPDFKAIADAAHSAPHGAIPVLCDNTVMTPYLLRPIDHGIDIVIYSTTKFLGGHGTHIGGCIVDSGNFKWADQPEKWPEFCGPSPSYHGAVFEEHLRGMGNIAYNVHIRTHWLRDTGAAMSPFAAFLFLQGIETLHLRMPRHCENAMKVAEFLEAHDAVEWVNYPGLKTHSHNKLAEQYLTNGKGAILGFGIKGGMEAGKKFINACQLCSHLANIGDAKTLVIHPASTTHQQLAEDEQRRAGVSPEYIRVSVGIEDIDDILDDLKQALAVATA; from the coding sequence ATGTCCGCCGATCCGACCCAAAATCATCGTCTGGCCACCCGTGCTCTCCATGCCGGACAAGTCGCTGACCCAACGACCAAAAGCCGCGCGGTGCCGATCTACGCCACCACCAGCTACCAGTTCGATAGCACGGAACACGCGGCGGCCCTGTTTGGACTAGCTGAATTTGGCAACATCTACAGCCGGTTGATGAACCCAACGGTCGATGTGCTGGAAAAACGCATCGCGGCACTGGACGGCGGTGTAACGGGATTGTGCTTCGCCTCCGGTCAGGCGGCCATCACGGCAGCGGTTTTGGCGATCGCACACAGCGGTCAAAACATTGTCAGCAGCACCTCGCTGTATGGCGGAACATGGACCCTGTTCACACAAACGTTGAAGAACCTTGGTATCGAAGTTCGCTTCTTCGATCCGGATCACCCCGAGCAAATCCACGGCTTGGTCGATGAAAACACTCGACTGGTCTACATGGAGAGCATCGGCAACCCAAGAAACGATGTCCCTGACTTCAAGGCAATCGCCGACGCAGCTCACTCGGCACCACACGGGGCGATCCCAGTGTTGTGCGACAACACCGTGATGACGCCTTACTTGCTGCGTCCGATCGATCACGGCATCGACATTGTGATCTACAGCACGACGAAGTTCTTAGGCGGACACGGCACTCACATCGGTGGCTGCATCGTCGATAGCGGAAATTTCAAATGGGCCGACCAACCTGAAAAGTGGCCTGAGTTCTGCGGCCCCAGCCCTTCTTACCACGGTGCCGTTTTCGAAGAGCACCTGCGTGGCATGGGCAACATCGCCTACAACGTTCACATCCGCACCCACTGGTTGCGTGACACCGGCGCGGCCATGAGCCCCTTCGCGGCGTTCCTGTTCCTGCAAGGCATCGAGACTCTTCACCTTCGCATGCCTCGCCACTGCGAAAATGCGATGAAGGTTGCTGAGTTCCTGGAAGCTCACGACGCAGTTGAGTGGGTCAATTACCCCGGATTGAAAACGCACTCGCACAACAAATTGGCTGAGCAGTACCTGACCAACGGCAAAGGCGCGATCCTTGGCTTTGGCATCAAAGGTGGCATGGAAGCGGGCAAGAAATTTATCAACGCCTGCCAACTGTGCTCTCACTTAGCCAACATTGGCGATGCCAAAACATTGGTCATTCATCCCGCCAGCACCACACACCAACAGCTTGCCGAAGACGAACAACGCCGAGCGGGCGTCAGCCCAGAGTACATTCGCGTTTCGGTTGGAATCGAAGACATCGACGATATCCTCGATGACTTGAAACAGGCTCTTGCTGTTGCGACCGCGTGA
- the metX gene encoding homoserine O-acetyltransferase MetX, which translates to MGEPSNEDLSSTDDVRTDAPLAYAKYVTFDQSLPLERGGELPEIRCCYETWGTLNDDGSNAVLVCHAVSGDSHAARHDEDDQPGWWDGLIGPGLPIDTDRLFVVCPNVLGGCRGSTGPGDADPTSPDGKPYGANFPRITIGDIVEAQKLLADHLGIRQWRAVVGGSLGGHQVLQWINRYPDAAKTCVAIATSPRLNSQALGFDVIARNAIQTDPHYAGGQYYDKDQRPDTGLAIARMLGHITYLSVEAMEAKFDPDRHDPRQIASQFEQRFSIGSYLAHQGQKFTTRFDANSYVTLSMAMDLFDLGGTRLKLMETFDEATCDFLLISFSSDWLFPPAQSREIVNALTALDKRVTYAEITTNAGHDAFLIAKDIATYGPLIRERLRDTETHPAVPSDITLNVDEESILEIIPAGSSVLDLGCGNGQLLAAIRDRHRTPGPPTTEHRLMGVEVAQENLLATAMRGIDVIDYDLNHGLPAFIDDQFDYVILNATLQAVENVVELLNEMLRVGRHAIISFPNFAYRQLRDHYVTHGRSPKAPGEFDFDWHNTPNRRFPTIADVRDLLGQLNVVIDEEVFWDVDQGQRIEPDNDPNLNADTAVIAFHRENR; encoded by the coding sequence ATGGGTGAGCCTTCCAACGAGGATCTGTCCAGCACCGATGATGTGCGGACTGATGCGCCATTGGCGTACGCCAAGTACGTGACGTTTGACCAGTCGCTGCCGCTCGAACGCGGCGGCGAACTGCCCGAAATTCGATGCTGCTACGAAACGTGGGGCACACTCAACGACGACGGATCCAACGCCGTGTTGGTCTGCCACGCCGTTTCAGGCGACTCACATGCGGCTCGCCACGACGAAGACGACCAACCAGGTTGGTGGGACGGCTTGATCGGCCCCGGACTTCCCATCGACACGGATCGGTTGTTCGTGGTCTGTCCCAATGTCCTGGGCGGTTGTCGCGGCAGCACCGGCCCAGGTGACGCGGACCCAACCTCGCCCGATGGCAAACCCTACGGCGCCAACTTCCCTCGGATCACCATCGGCGACATCGTCGAAGCCCAAAAACTCCTGGCTGACCACCTGGGAATCCGGCAGTGGCGGGCCGTGGTCGGCGGTTCGCTGGGCGGTCACCAAGTCTTGCAGTGGATCAATCGCTATCCCGACGCGGCGAAAACCTGCGTCGCCATCGCTACCTCTCCTCGACTGAACAGCCAAGCACTCGGTTTCGATGTCATCGCTCGCAATGCGATCCAAACCGACCCGCACTACGCCGGCGGCCAGTACTACGACAAAGACCAACGCCCGGACACGGGATTGGCAATCGCACGGATGCTGGGTCACATCACTTATCTTTCCGTCGAAGCGATGGAGGCCAAATTCGACCCCGATCGCCACGACCCACGGCAGATCGCATCACAGTTCGAGCAACGATTCAGCATCGGCTCCTACTTGGCACACCAAGGCCAAAAGTTCACGACACGCTTCGATGCGAATAGCTACGTGACTCTGTCGATGGCGATGGATCTATTCGACCTGGGCGGCACGCGACTGAAGCTGATGGAAACGTTTGACGAAGCAACTTGCGATTTCCTGCTTATCAGTTTCAGCAGCGATTGGTTGTTCCCACCTGCTCAATCCAGAGAAATCGTCAACGCTCTGACCGCTTTGGACAAACGTGTCACTTATGCCGAAATCACCACCAATGCCGGCCACGATGCATTCCTGATCGCGAAAGACATTGCGACTTATGGACCGCTGATCCGCGAACGACTGAGAGACACCGAAACGCATCCCGCGGTTCCATCCGACATCACGTTGAACGTGGACGAAGAATCAATCCTGGAGATCATTCCAGCCGGATCCAGCGTGCTGGACCTCGGGTGTGGCAACGGACAACTGCTCGCCGCGATTCGTGATCGACATCGCACGCCAGGACCGCCAACAACGGAACATCGATTGATGGGCGTCGAGGTGGCACAGGAGAACCTGCTGGCAACGGCAATGCGAGGCATCGATGTGATTGACTACGACCTCAACCACGGACTGCCCGCATTCATCGATGACCAGTTCGACTACGTGATCCTCAACGCGACGTTGCAAGCGGTTGAGAACGTGGTGGAACTACTCAACGAGATGCTGCGAGTTGGCCGACATGCCATCATCAGCTTTCCCAACTTTGCGTATCGCCAACTCAGAGATCACTACGTGACACATGGGCGATCGCCGAAAGCCCCCGGCGAGTTCGACTTCGATTGGCACAACACGCCTAACCGACGCTTCCCCACGATCGCCGACGTTCGCGACCTCTTGGGCCAACTGAACGTCGTGATCGATGAAGAAGTCTTTTGGGATGTTGATCAGGGTCAACGCATTGAACCCGACAACGATCCCAATCTGAATGCCGATACCGCGGTGATTGCTTTTCACCGCGAAAACCGTTGA
- a CDS encoding DUF1559 domain-containing protein: MSFQRKHRGFTLVELLVVIAIIGVLVGLLLPAVQAAREAARRMSCSNNFKQLGLAIHNYHSAYNAMPKHGSGTYTQYPPDTGINPPGGNRSDLSALVGMLPFIEQQGLWEVISNPTDTGFQAMGPWPNRQLADHAAIPYDPWLTNLPSFRCPSDPGVGLPAHGRTNYAVCLGDSGTLCDVGDTADNGTSRGLRIYQQSACRGAFIPRTQTKFRDILDGLSNTLAMGEIITDLGDYDTRSHAVDSPVEVWREGNALSCRQFIDVERPQFWRNDGSTPFTGDAEQRRGFKWALARPLYTGFVTVLAPNDELCFQGNQEREGDVTPSSRHQGGVHVLMCDGAVKFITDSIEAGNSNSAQVREGGGFLTPGSKSPFGVWGALGTRAAREIIDTEF; encoded by the coding sequence ATGAGTTTTCAAAGAAAGCACCGGGGCTTCACGTTGGTGGAGTTGCTGGTGGTGATCGCCATCATTGGCGTTCTGGTTGGTTTGCTTCTGCCCGCCGTGCAAGCGGCCCGGGAAGCCGCTCGCCGAATGAGTTGCAGCAACAATTTCAAGCAACTTGGTTTAGCAATCCACAACTATCACTCGGCGTACAACGCGATGCCGAAGCACGGATCGGGCACGTACACACAGTATCCACCAGACACAGGGATCAACCCACCCGGCGGTAACCGGTCCGACTTGTCTGCTTTGGTTGGCATGTTGCCATTCATCGAGCAACAAGGTTTATGGGAAGTAATCAGCAATCCGACCGACACCGGTTTTCAAGCAATGGGGCCATGGCCCAACCGTCAGTTGGCCGACCACGCCGCGATTCCTTACGACCCCTGGTTGACGAACCTTCCGAGCTTCCGTTGCCCCAGTGATCCTGGCGTTGGCTTGCCCGCTCACGGGCGTACGAACTATGCCGTGTGCTTGGGCGACTCGGGAACGCTGTGTGATGTCGGCGACACCGCTGACAATGGTACCAGTCGTGGTCTACGGATTTATCAGCAGAGTGCCTGCCGTGGTGCTTTCATTCCACGAACGCAGACGAAGTTCCGAGACATCCTCGATGGTTTGTCCAATACCCTCGCTATGGGCGAAATCATCACTGACTTGGGCGACTACGACACGCGTTCGCATGCTGTCGACAGTCCGGTTGAGGTCTGGCGAGAAGGAAACGCGTTGTCGTGCCGTCAATTCATCGATGTGGAGCGTCCTCAGTTCTGGCGGAACGATGGCTCGACACCCTTCACCGGAGATGCGGAGCAGCGTCGCGGATTCAAATGGGCCCTCGCCCGTCCGCTGTACACCGGTTTCGTCACAGTGTTGGCGCCCAATGATGAGCTTTGTTTCCAGGGCAACCAAGAACGCGAAGGTGATGTGACGCCTAGTAGTCGCCACCAAGGTGGAGTCCACGTCCTGATGTGCGATGGAGCGGTGAAGTTCATCACCGATTCGATCGAAGCTGGAAACAGCAACAGCGCTCAAGTTCGCGAAGGTGGCGGATTTTTGACGCCTGGTTCGAAGTCACCGTTCGGTGTCTGGGGAGCCTTGGGCACTCGCGCCGCACGCGAAATCATCGATACCGAATTTTGA
- a CDS encoding acetolactate synthase, translating into MSFGAGADTQFETMRGREFPAIRQFTIFLENRVGQLLEVVRRFEGTGIRIVALSINDAAECAFVRFLISDADRGREILERAGLAIIESDLVGVELPEGPQPLLRVCTALLQAELNIIQAYPLFMRPHGKPAVAIMVENIDLAMKTLTEKGFRIITEDDLDADNLPPQDIY; encoded by the coding sequence ATGAGCTTTGGTGCCGGTGCAGACACGCAATTCGAAACCATGCGCGGTCGCGAATTTCCTGCGATTCGTCAATTCACCATCTTCCTCGAGAACCGAGTCGGGCAGTTGCTCGAGGTCGTTCGGCGATTTGAGGGGACTGGGATCCGAATTGTGGCCCTGTCGATCAACGACGCGGCGGAATGTGCGTTCGTTCGCTTTCTGATCAGCGACGCGGACCGCGGCCGAGAGATTCTTGAGCGAGCCGGGCTGGCCATCATCGAATCCGATCTGGTTGGCGTGGAGCTTCCCGAAGGCCCCCAACCACTGCTCCGTGTTTGCACGGCGTTGTTGCAAGCGGAACTGAACATCATCCAGGCGTACCCCTTGTTCATGCGTCCGCACGGCAAGCCAGCGGTCGCGATCATGGTAGAGAACATCGACTTGGCGATGAAAACGCTGACGGAGAAAGGTTTCCGAATCATCACCGAGGATGACTTGGACGCTGACAATCTTCCGCCGCAAGACATCTACTGA
- a CDS encoding ferrochelatase, which produces MSELPPYDSFLLVSFGGPEGQDDVMPFLENVLRGKNVPRERMLEVAEHYKHFGGVSPINEQNRQLIAALQKRFDANGIDLPIYWGNRNWDPYFADTLRQMKADGKKRSLAFFTSMFSCYSGCRQYRENIIQAREEVGEGAPLVEKVRMGFNHPGFIAAMADNVSKAAQTIGASPARTKVLFTAHSIPMGMADNCDYEKQLRESCRLVADACGAVDWDLVYQSRSGPPSQPWLEPDVLDAIAEMDDAKKLESLVILPIGFVSDHMEVLFDLDEEAAQLCRERGIKMARASAAGTHPDFVEMICGLVQERLGKLNEKPALGELGPWHDVCPQDCCLYTPRRPPVAGGRPVQAN; this is translated from the coding sequence ATGAGTGAACTGCCTCCTTACGATTCGTTTTTGCTGGTGTCCTTTGGAGGCCCGGAGGGGCAGGACGATGTGATGCCGTTTCTCGAAAACGTTTTGCGAGGCAAGAACGTGCCGCGCGAACGGATGCTGGAAGTCGCCGAGCACTACAAACACTTCGGCGGTGTCAGCCCCATCAACGAGCAAAACCGTCAGCTTATCGCAGCACTGCAAAAGCGATTTGACGCCAACGGAATCGACTTGCCGATCTACTGGGGCAATCGGAACTGGGATCCATACTTTGCCGACACGCTTCGCCAAATGAAGGCGGATGGCAAGAAGCGATCGCTGGCGTTTTTCACCAGCATGTTCAGCTGCTACAGCGGTTGTCGCCAGTATCGCGAAAACATCATTCAGGCTCGCGAAGAAGTTGGCGAGGGAGCACCGCTGGTCGAGAAAGTCCGGATGGGCTTCAACCATCCTGGCTTCATCGCTGCGATGGCGGACAACGTTTCAAAAGCGGCCCAAACCATCGGGGCATCGCCGGCCAGAACCAAAGTGCTGTTCACCGCCCACAGCATCCCGATGGGCATGGCTGACAATTGCGACTACGAAAAACAACTTCGAGAATCATGCCGTTTGGTTGCCGATGCTTGCGGTGCGGTGGATTGGGACTTGGTTTACCAAAGTCGCAGCGGGCCACCATCGCAGCCTTGGTTGGAACCAGACGTGCTGGACGCGATCGCCGAGATGGACGACGCTAAAAAATTGGAATCGTTGGTGATCCTTCCGATCGGATTTGTCAGCGACCACATGGAGGTTCTGTTTGACTTGGACGAGGAAGCCGCCCAGCTTTGCCGAGAACGCGGAATCAAAATGGCACGAGCCTCCGCGGCGGGAACCCACCCAGATTTCGTCGAGATGATCTGCGGATTGGTGCAAGAACGGCTCGGAAAACTGAACGAAAAACCCGCTCTAGGTGAACTGGGTCCCTGGCATGATGTCTGCCCGCAGGATTGCTGCTTGTACACGCCACGGCGGCCTCCGGTGGCGGGCGGGCGACCGGTTCAAGCCAATTGA
- a CDS encoding Dabb family protein produces MPRLAHQVFFTTKDRSDETINALLDDCQTYLNDHPGLVSFAVGRCEPEYDRPVNMDFDVVLHTVFEDRAAHDAYQTAPRHLEFIERQKPNWAEVRVFDSNLRD; encoded by the coding sequence ATGCCTCGACTCGCCCACCAAGTCTTCTTCACGACCAAAGACCGCAGCGACGAAACCATCAACGCGTTGTTGGACGATTGCCAAACCTATCTGAACGATCATCCCGGTTTGGTGAGCTTCGCCGTGGGACGCTGCGAGCCCGAATACGATCGTCCGGTCAACATGGACTTCGATGTGGTGCTGCATACAGTCTTCGAAGACCGTGCCGCCCATGACGCTTATCAAACAGCACCTCGGCACCTGGAATTCATCGAGCGTCAAAAACCCAATTGGGCCGAAGTTCGCGTGTTCGATTCGAATCTTCGCGACTGA
- a CDS encoding peroxiredoxin has product MSVLVTQKAPDFTATAVMPDGTFKDDFKLSDYKGKYVLLFFWPLDFTFVCPTEIIAFSDRAKDFEDLGVNIVGVSIDSHFTHLAWTNTPRNEGGIGKTAYPLVADLNKQISRDYDVLLDGGVALRGLFLIDQEGVVRHQVVNDLPLGRSVDEALRMVKALQYFETNGEVCPANWQEGSRTIKADVEGSKEFFGAEYKS; this is encoded by the coding sequence ATGAGTGTTTTGGTCACCCAAAAAGCCCCTGATTTCACCGCCACCGCCGTCATGCCCGATGGCACGTTCAAAGACGACTTCAAGTTGTCGGATTACAAGGGCAAGTACGTCCTGTTGTTCTTCTGGCCACTCGACTTCACTTTCGTCTGCCCAACCGAAATCATCGCGTTCAGCGACCGGGCCAAGGACTTCGAAGACCTCGGCGTGAACATTGTCGGCGTTTCGATCGACAGCCATTTCACTCACTTGGCATGGACCAACACGCCACGCAACGAAGGTGGCATTGGCAAGACCGCTTACCCATTGGTCGCCGACTTGAACAAGCAAATCTCGCGTGATTACGACGTGCTGTTGGACGGCGGCGTCGCACTGCGTGGTTTGTTCTTGATCGACCAAGAAGGCGTTGTGCGTCACCAAGTCGTCAACGACTTGCCGCTGGGCCGCAGCGTCGACGAAGCACTGCGAATGGTCAAAGCCCTCCAGTACTTCGAAACCAATGGCGAAGTCTGCCCAGCCAACTGGCAAGAAGGCTCGCGTACAATCAAAGCGGACGTGGAAGGCAGCAAAGAGTTCTTCGGCGCCGAATACAAAAGCTAA